From a region of the Desmodus rotundus isolate HL8 chromosome 7, HLdesRot8A.1, whole genome shotgun sequence genome:
- the NUDT14 gene encoding uridine diphosphate glucose pyrophosphatase NUDT14 isoform X3 has protein sequence MERIEGAAVGRCTASPYLQPFTLHYRQNGAQKSWDFVKTHDSVAILLFNSSRRSLVLVKQFRPGEATVAGSLAAMDQDRPRVLPTTLPGSAGVMFELCAGLVDQPGLSLEEAACKEAWEECGYCLAPADLRRVATYKSGVGLTGSSQTMFYAEVTDAQRGGSGGGLAEEGELIEVVHLPLAGAQAFSDNPDVPKTLGVIFGISWFFSCVAPGLGPQ, from the exons ATGGAGCGCATCGAGGGGGCGGCAGTGGGCCGCTGCACCGCCTCACCCTACCTGCAACCTTTCACGCTGCACTACCGCCAG AATGGCGCTCAGAAGTCATGGGACTTTGTGAAGACACACGATAG TGTGGCCATCCTCCTCTTCAACTCTTCGCGGAGGAGCCTGGTGCTAGTGAAGCAGTTCCGGCCTGGTGAGGCCACCGTGGCGG ggtccctggcgGCCATGGACCAAGACAGGCCTCGGGTGCTGCCGACAACACTGCCCGGCTCGGCAGGGGTGATGTTCGAGCTCTGCGCGGGCCTTGTGGACCAGCCCGGGCTGTCGCTGGAAGAGGCGGCCTGCAAGGAGGCATGGGAGGAGTGCGGCTACTGCCTGGCCCCGGCCGACTTGCGCCGAGTGGCCACCTACAA GTCTGGCGTAGGACTGACTGGCTCCAGCCAGACCATGTTCTATGCAGAGGTGACAGATGCCCAGCGGGGCGGCTCTGGTGGGGGCCTGGCAGAGGAGGGTGAGCTCATCGAGGTTGTGCACCTGCCCCTGGCTGGCGCCCAGGCCTTCTCGGACAACCCGGATGTCCCCAAGACCCTCGGCGTCATCTTTGGTATCTCTTGGTTCTTCAGCTGTGTGGCCcctggcctgggtccccagtga
- the NUDT14 gene encoding uridine diphosphate glucose pyrophosphatase NUDT14 isoform X2, producing the protein MERIEGAAVGRCTASPYLQPFTLHYRQNGAQKSWDFVKTHDSVAILLFNSSRRSLVLVKQFRPGEATVAAVYAGEVERRFPGSLAAMDQDRPRVLPTTLPGSAGVMFELCAGLVDQPGLSLEEAACKEAWEECGYCLAPADLRRVATYKSGVGLTGSSQTMFYAEVTDAQRGGSGGGLAEEGELIEVVHLPLAGAQAFSDNPDVPKTLGVIFGISWFFSCVAPGLGPQ; encoded by the exons ATGGAGCGCATCGAGGGGGCGGCAGTGGGCCGCTGCACCGCCTCACCCTACCTGCAACCTTTCACGCTGCACTACCGCCAG AATGGCGCTCAGAAGTCATGGGACTTTGTGAAGACACACGATAG TGTGGCCATCCTCCTCTTCAACTCTTCGCGGAGGAGCCTGGTGCTAGTGAAGCAGTTCCGGCCTGGTGAGGCCACCGTGGCGG CTGTGTATGCCGGTGAGGTGGAACGCcgcttcccagggtccctggcgGCCATGGACCAAGACAGGCCTCGGGTGCTGCCGACAACACTGCCCGGCTCGGCAGGGGTGATGTTCGAGCTCTGCGCGGGCCTTGTGGACCAGCCCGGGCTGTCGCTGGAAGAGGCGGCCTGCAAGGAGGCATGGGAGGAGTGCGGCTACTGCCTGGCCCCGGCCGACTTGCGCCGAGTGGCCACCTACAA GTCTGGCGTAGGACTGACTGGCTCCAGCCAGACCATGTTCTATGCAGAGGTGACAGATGCCCAGCGGGGCGGCTCTGGTGGGGGCCTGGCAGAGGAGGGTGAGCTCATCGAGGTTGTGCACCTGCCCCTGGCTGGCGCCCAGGCCTTCTCGGACAACCCGGATGTCCCCAAGACCCTCGGCGTCATCTTTGGTATCTCTTGGTTCTTCAGCTGTGTGGCCcctggcctgggtccccagtga
- the NUDT14 gene encoding uridine diphosphate glucose pyrophosphatase NUDT14 isoform X4, whose translation MERIEGAAVGRCTASPYLQPFTLHYRQNGAQKSWDFVKTHDSVAILLFNSSRRSLVLVKQFRPGSLAAMDQDRPRVLPTTLPGSAGVMFELCAGLVDQPGLSLEEAACKEAWEECGYCLAPADLRRVATYKSGVGLTGSSQTMFYAEVTDAQRGGSGGGLAEEGELIEVVHLPLAGAQAFSDNPDVPKTLGVIFGISWFFSCVAPGLGPQ comes from the exons ATGGAGCGCATCGAGGGGGCGGCAGTGGGCCGCTGCACCGCCTCACCCTACCTGCAACCTTTCACGCTGCACTACCGCCAG AATGGCGCTCAGAAGTCATGGGACTTTGTGAAGACACACGATAG TGTGGCCATCCTCCTCTTCAACTCTTCGCGGAGGAGCCTGGTGCTAGTGAAGCAGTTCCGGCCTG ggtccctggcgGCCATGGACCAAGACAGGCCTCGGGTGCTGCCGACAACACTGCCCGGCTCGGCAGGGGTGATGTTCGAGCTCTGCGCGGGCCTTGTGGACCAGCCCGGGCTGTCGCTGGAAGAGGCGGCCTGCAAGGAGGCATGGGAGGAGTGCGGCTACTGCCTGGCCCCGGCCGACTTGCGCCGAGTGGCCACCTACAA GTCTGGCGTAGGACTGACTGGCTCCAGCCAGACCATGTTCTATGCAGAGGTGACAGATGCCCAGCGGGGCGGCTCTGGTGGGGGCCTGGCAGAGGAGGGTGAGCTCATCGAGGTTGTGCACCTGCCCCTGGCTGGCGCCCAGGCCTTCTCGGACAACCCGGATGTCCCCAAGACCCTCGGCGTCATCTTTGGTATCTCTTGGTTCTTCAGCTGTGTGGCCcctggcctgggtccccagtga
- the NUDT14 gene encoding uridine diphosphate glucose pyrophosphatase NUDT14 isoform X1 — MERIEGAAVGRCTASPYLQPFTLHYRQNGAQKSWDFVKTHDSVAILLFNSSRRSLVLVKQFRPAVYAGEVERRFPGSLAAMDQDRPRVLPTTLPGSAGVMFELCAGLVDQPGLSLEEAACKEAWEECGYCLAPADLRRVATYKSGVGLTGSSQTMFYAEVTDAQRGGSGGGLAEEGELIEVVHLPLAGAQAFSDNPDVPKTLGVIFGISWFFSCVAPGLGPQ; from the exons ATGGAGCGCATCGAGGGGGCGGCAGTGGGCCGCTGCACCGCCTCACCCTACCTGCAACCTTTCACGCTGCACTACCGCCAG AATGGCGCTCAGAAGTCATGGGACTTTGTGAAGACACACGATAG TGTGGCCATCCTCCTCTTCAACTCTTCGCGGAGGAGCCTGGTGCTAGTGAAGCAGTTCCGGCCTG CTGTGTATGCCGGTGAGGTGGAACGCcgcttcccagggtccctggcgGCCATGGACCAAGACAGGCCTCGGGTGCTGCCGACAACACTGCCCGGCTCGGCAGGGGTGATGTTCGAGCTCTGCGCGGGCCTTGTGGACCAGCCCGGGCTGTCGCTGGAAGAGGCGGCCTGCAAGGAGGCATGGGAGGAGTGCGGCTACTGCCTGGCCCCGGCCGACTTGCGCCGAGTGGCCACCTACAA GTCTGGCGTAGGACTGACTGGCTCCAGCCAGACCATGTTCTATGCAGAGGTGACAGATGCCCAGCGGGGCGGCTCTGGTGGGGGCCTGGCAGAGGAGGGTGAGCTCATCGAGGTTGTGCACCTGCCCCTGGCTGGCGCCCAGGCCTTCTCGGACAACCCGGATGTCCCCAAGACCCTCGGCGTCATCTTTGGTATCTCTTGGTTCTTCAGCTGTGTGGCCcctggcctgggtccccagtga